The following proteins come from a genomic window of Ictalurus furcatus strain D&B chromosome 12, Billie_1.0, whole genome shotgun sequence:
- the LOC128615554 gene encoding probable ATP-dependent RNA helicase ddx6: MATAKMESVGAVAMGISKQNGQLRGLSSQSGPSVQSNPFARVSTGGQKPAADSQEGPGIRFGEDWKKSLQLPPKDNRMKTSDVTATKGNEFEDYCLKRELLMGIFEMGWEKPSPVQEESIPIALSGRDILARAKNGTGKSGAYLIPMLERIDLKKDYIQALVMVPTRELALQVSQISIQLSKHLGGVKVMATTGGTNLRDDIMRLDEIVHVVIATPGRILDLIKKGVAKVDKVQIMVMDEADKLLSQDFVVLIEDIISFLAKNRQILLYSATFPVTVQKFMAKYLKKPYEINLMEELTLKGITQYYAYVTERQKVHCLNTLFSRLQINQSIIFCNSTQRVELLAKKITQLGYSCFYIHAKMMQEYRNRVFHDFRNGLCRNLVCTDLFTRGIDIQAVNVVINFDFPKNAETYLHRIGRSGRFGHLGLAINLITAEDRFNLKAIEDQLVTDIKPIPSSIDKSLYVAEFHSANDEAEEQETPEEP; this comes from the exons ATGGCTACTGCAAAGATGGAGAGCGTAGGTGCTGTTGCAATGGGGATCAGCAAGCAGAACGGACAGCTCCGAGGGCTGAGCTCTCAATCAGGACCCAGTGTTCAGAGCAATCCGTTTGCAAGAGTTTCTACTGGAGGCCAAAAACCCGCTGCAGACTCGCAGGAAGGACCTGGAATCCG GTTtggtgaagactggaaaaagagccTGCAGCTTCCACCCAAAGACAATAGAATGAAAACTTCA GATGTGACGGCCACAAAGGGAAATGAGTTTGAAGACTACTGCTTAAAGAGGGAGTTACTCATGGGGATCTTTGAAATGGGGTGGGAGAAACCTTCCCCAGTCCAG GAGGAGAGCATCCCCATTGCCCTGTCTGGTCGTGACATCCTGGCTCGTGCCAAAAACGGAACAGGAAAGAGTGGAGCATACCTGATTCCCATGCTGGAGAGGATAGACCTGAAGAAAGATTATATCCAGG cctTAGTAATGGTACCCACTCGTGAGCTTGCACTACAGGTCAGCCAGATCAGCATTCAGCTCAGTAAGCATCTCGGTGGAGTCAAAGTCATGGCCACCACTGGCGGAACAAACCTTCGAGACGACATCATGCGTCTGGATGAGATCG TGCATGTTGTCATAGCTACACCAGGAAGGATACTGGACTTGATCAAGAAGGGTGTAGCGAAAGTGGATAAAGTTCAGATTATGGTAATGGATGAG GCTGATAAGCTGCTCTCCCAGGACTTTGTGGTGCTAATTGAGGATATCATCAGCTTTCTGGCCAAGAACAGGCAGATTTTGCTGTATTCCGCCACCTTTCCCGTCACTGTGCAGAAATTCATG GCGAAGTATCTGAAGAAGCCCTATGAGATTAATCTGATGGAAGAGCTGACACTGAAGGGCATCACACAGTACTATGCCTATGTTACTGAGCGGCAGAAGGTGCACTGCCTCAACACACTCTTCTCcagg CTGCAAATCAATCAGTCTATCATCTTCTGCAACTCGACTCAGAGAGTGGAACTGCTGGCCAAGAAGATCACACAACTTGGCTACTCCTGTTTTTACATCCATGCCAAGATGATGCAG GAGTACCGAAACAGAGTTTTCCATGACTTCAGAAATGGGTTGTGCAGAAATCTGGTCTGCACAG ATTTGTTCACGAGAGGCATCGACATCCAGGCAGTGAACGTGGTCATCAACTTCGACTTTCCGAAGAACGCAGAGACGTACCTGCACCGCATCGGGCGCTCAG GGAGGTTTGGCCACCTTGGTCTGGCCATTAACCTGATCACAGCAGAGGATCGCTTCAACCTGAAAGCCATCGAGGACCAGTTGGTGACTGATATCAAGCCCATCCCGAGCAGCATCGATAAAAGTCTGTACGTGGCAGAGTTCCACTCTGCCAACGATGAGGCAGAGGAGCAGGAGACACCTGAAGAGCCCTAA